The Marinobacter salsuginis genomic interval GTCAGCGTGTGACCGGCTGACGGGATTAGGAGTAACGGGTTATGTGGACAAGCGTTCTTGTTGCCGTTGTGGTTCTTCTGGCCCTCGCCGTGATTTTCGGCGGTTTGCTTGGATTTGCCGCTGAACGATTCCGGGTCGAAGGCAATCCCCTGGTCGATCAGATTGATGCCCTTCTGCCCCAGACCCAGTGCGGCCAGTGCGGCTATCCCGGATGCCGTCCCTATGCCGAATCCATCGCCGAGGGCGGCCCCATCAATAAGTGCCCGCCAGGCGGCGAGTCCACTATCAAGGCACTGGCCGACCTGCTGGATGTAGAGCCAGAGCCACTGGATGCCGAGCATGGCGTTGAACAGGTCAAACGGGTTGCGGTGATTCGTGAGGACGAATGCATCGGTTGCACCAAGTGCATCCAGGCCTGCCCCGTGGACGCCATTCTTGGAGCCGCAAAGCACATGCACACGGTGATTGAAAGCGAATGCACCGGCTGCGATCTGTGTGTTGATCCCTGCCCGGTGGATTGCATCGACATGGTGACGGTTGAACAGGATATACGCACCTGGACCTGGACACCGCCCAAATCCGGCCTCATTGCTACCGATCGCCAGGGAGCCAGCGCCTGATGACTCAACTCTGGGATTTTTCCGGCGGCATTCACCCTCTGGAACACAAAGCCATTTCCACCGACCGTCCGATTCGCAGCGCCAGCGTTCCTGACTATCTGGTTCTGCCCCTCCAGCAGCACATCGGCGAGCCCGCCGAAGCCATTGTTGCGGTCGGCGAGCGGGTATTGAAGGGCCAAAAAGTTGCCGATGTGAAAACGGGCATGGGCGTCCCTGTACACGCGCCAACATCCGGCGTGATTGAGAGCATTGCCGACCTTCCTGTTCCCCACCCCTCGGGTATGACGGACCGGTGCATCACCCTGAAATCGGATGGTGAAGACCAGTGGTGCCAGCGCAATCCCGTAAAGGACTATCGTTCCCTGGAGCGGGACCAGGTTCTGCAGATCATCCGTGACGCTGGCATCTCCGGCATGGGTGGCGCCGGCTTTCCCACCAACATCAAGCTACGGCCACCACGGGACCGCAAGGTAAGCACGCTCATCCTGAACGGTGCAGAATGCGAGCCCTACATCACCGCTGACGACATGACCATGCGGGAAAAGG includes:
- the rsxB gene encoding electron transport complex subunit RsxB translates to MWTSVLVAVVVLLALAVIFGGLLGFAAERFRVEGNPLVDQIDALLPQTQCGQCGYPGCRPYAESIAEGGPINKCPPGGESTIKALADLLDVEPEPLDAEHGVEQVKRVAVIREDECIGCTKCIQACPVDAILGAAKHMHTVIESECTGCDLCVDPCPVDCIDMVTVEQDIRTWTWTPPKSGLIATDRQGASA